In a genomic window of Croceibacterium sp. TMG7-5b_MA50:
- a CDS encoding Rossmann fold domain-containing protein: MGQVVLVATGLPSSALDAAAAFHAEYLPQARALLASGADIAIRFDPADHPHGAWRLAAVQELAREAAPLRVNGVVGDGGAGTEQVLAWFADATAITGQILAVEIPS, encoded by the coding sequence ATGGGGCAGGTCGTGCTGGTGGCGACCGGCCTGCCGTCGTCGGCGCTCGATGCCGCGGCCGCCTTCCATGCCGAATACCTACCGCAGGCCCGCGCACTGCTGGCGAGCGGCGCGGACATCGCCATCCGGTTCGATCCAGCCGACCACCCCCATGGTGCCTGGCGCCTCGCCGCAGTGCAGGAACTGGCGCGGGAGGCCGCGCCGCTGCGGGTCAACGGCGTTGTGGGCGATGGTGGCGCCGGGACGGAGCAGGTCCTGGCCTGGTTCGCCGACGCGACGGCGATCACCGGGCAGATCCTGGCAGTGGAGATCCCGTCTTAG
- a CDS encoding cytochrome c oxidase assembly protein gives MASVPLHHRNRRVGLLALLAACAMLGLGFASVPLYRLFCQVTGFGGTTQRASLADADLAAQFAASGGARSFSIRFDANTARDLPWQFRPRQVTDQVAVGERDMAIFEARNDSDQPITGTATFNVEPEQAGIHFNKIQCFCFTEQVLQPGQSVTMPVLFFVDPKAADDPAMQGVEQITLSYTFHRKDQ, from the coding sequence ATGGCGAGTGTGCCGCTCCACCATCGCAACCGCCGCGTCGGGCTACTGGCGCTGCTCGCGGCCTGCGCCATGCTGGGCCTCGGTTTCGCCTCCGTGCCGCTATACCGGCTGTTCTGTCAGGTGACCGGCTTTGGCGGTACCACGCAGCGCGCCAGCCTGGCGGATGCCGACCTTGCCGCGCAGTTCGCCGCCAGCGGCGGCGCGCGCTCGTTCTCCATCCGCTTCGATGCCAACACCGCGCGCGACCTGCCGTGGCAGTTCCGCCCCCGCCAGGTGACCGATCAGGTGGCGGTGGGCGAGCGCGACATGGCCATCTTCGAGGCGCGCAACGACAGCGACCAGCCGATCACCGGAACCGCCACCTTCAACGTGGAGCCGGAGCAAGCGGGCATCCACTTCAACAAGATCCAGTGCTTCTGCTTCACGGAACAGGTCCTGCAGCCGGGGCAGAGCGTCACCATGCCGGTGCTGTTCTTCGTCGACCCCAAGGCGGCGGACGATCCGGCGATGCAGGGCGTCGAACAGATCACGCTGTCCTACACCTTCCACCGCAAGGATCAGTAG
- a CDS encoding dihydroneopterin aldolase, translating into MADRLTLEIADFVHDVHTGIYSEETGKPQPLRFTVSVEMVPAPRYEPDTPLSASKNYMDLKFAASAALPAGVHFTLIESVADHVAETLFVADERVAAVTVKIVKLALSEAGEQIGITLHRERR; encoded by the coding sequence ATGGCCGACCGACTGACGCTGGAGATCGCGGACTTCGTGCACGACGTGCACACCGGCATCTATTCGGAAGAGACGGGCAAGCCGCAACCGCTGCGCTTCACCGTCAGCGTGGAGATGGTGCCCGCACCCCGGTACGAGCCGGATACCCCGCTGTCGGCCAGCAAGAACTACATGGACCTGAAATTCGCCGCCTCCGCCGCATTGCCGGCGGGCGTGCACTTCACGCTGATCGAATCAGTCGCCGATCATGTGGCGGAAACACTGTTCGTCGCCGATGAGCGGGTGGCGGCGGTGACGGTCAAGATCGTCAAGCTGGCGCTGAGCGAGGCGGGCGAGCAGATCGGCATCACGCTGCACCGGGAACGGCGCTGA
- a CDS encoding glycoside hydrolase family 28 protein, which produces MLTFDRRTMVSLSCLLPLGGCATLARPSGGTVQLRRIAVEAPFAMPPVTAPDFGACPLFSITDHGASQQDQRRTQAALAAAIAAASRAGGGTVIVPPGTWPTGPVHLLSNVNLHLADGAVLLFSDDPADYLPAVQTSWEGIECFNYSPLVYAFEAENVGVTGTGTLQARLDRWSEWYDRPPAHMQALVELYTMARTGVPVDQRQMAVGQNHLRPHFIQFNRCRNVLLEGIRIEGSPFWTVHPLLCRDVTIRGISIRAHGHNNDGVDPEMSENVLIEDCIFDQGDDAISVKSGRDMDAWRLAAPCRNVVVRNCTIRNGHQLMAIGSELSAGIENVLVDNCHFTGDGKGADGWAVPINNLLYVKTNERRGGFVRNIHMRRVSATTIQGSVLGVETDVLYQWRTLLPTYERRLTPIEELHVSDVTVQQAGHVVRILAKAEQPVRDVRLTRVEVAQVAGEPAILQNVNGYAAAAA; this is translated from the coding sequence ATGCTCACGTTCGACCGGCGCACGATGGTCAGTCTGTCTTGCCTGCTGCCGCTGGGCGGATGTGCCACGTTGGCGCGGCCGAGTGGCGGCACCGTGCAGTTGCGCCGGATAGCGGTGGAGGCGCCCTTCGCCATGCCGCCTGTCACCGCGCCGGATTTTGGCGCCTGCCCCCTATTCTCCATCACCGATCACGGCGCCAGTCAGCAGGACCAGCGCCGTACGCAGGCTGCGCTCGCCGCGGCCATCGCCGCAGCCAGCCGGGCCGGCGGCGGCACCGTGATCGTGCCGCCGGGCACCTGGCCGACCGGACCGGTCCATCTGCTAAGCAACGTGAACCTGCATCTGGCGGATGGCGCGGTGCTGCTGTTCTCGGACGATCCCGCCGATTACCTGCCGGCGGTGCAGACCTCATGGGAGGGGATCGAATGCTTCAACTACTCGCCGCTGGTCTATGCCTTCGAAGCCGAGAACGTGGGCGTCACCGGCACGGGCACGCTGCAGGCGCGGCTCGATCGGTGGAGCGAATGGTACGATCGCCCACCCGCGCACATGCAGGCGCTGGTCGAGCTCTACACCATGGCGCGTACCGGCGTGCCGGTGGATCAGCGGCAAATGGCGGTCGGGCAGAACCATCTGCGTCCCCATTTCATCCAGTTCAATCGCTGCCGCAACGTGCTGCTGGAAGGCATCAGGATCGAAGGCAGCCCGTTCTGGACGGTCCACCCGCTGTTATGCCGCGACGTCACGATCCGGGGGATCAGCATACGCGCACATGGCCACAACAATGATGGTGTCGATCCTGAAATGAGCGAGAACGTCCTGATCGAGGATTGCATCTTCGATCAGGGCGACGATGCCATCTCGGTCAAGTCGGGCCGCGACATGGATGCTTGGCGGCTGGCCGCGCCGTGCCGCAACGTGGTGGTGCGCAATTGCACGATCCGTAACGGCCACCAGCTGATGGCGATCGGCAGCGAGCTGTCCGCCGGGATCGAGAACGTGCTGGTCGACAATTGCCATTTCACCGGCGACGGAAAGGGCGCGGATGGCTGGGCGGTGCCGATCAACAACCTGCTTTACGTGAAGACCAACGAACGGCGCGGCGGCTTTGTCCGCAACATCCACATGCGCCGGGTCAGCGCGACCACCATCCAGGGATCGGTGCTGGGTGTCGAAACCGACGTGCTGTACCAGTGGCGCACGCTGCTGCCGACATATGAGCGGCGGCTGACGCCCATCGAAGAGCTGCATGTCAGCGACGTCACCGTGCAGCAGGCCGGCCACGTTGTCCGTATCCTGGCGAAGGCGGAGCAGCCCGTCCGGGATGTGCGGCTGACCCGGGTAGAGGTCGCGCAGGTGGCCGGCGAACCGGCGATCCTGCAAAACGTGAACGGCTACGCCGCCGCCGCTGCCTGA
- a CDS encoding acyltransferase → MRTMTADQDARAHYPQLDGLRCFAVLGVLITHYWLQSSWFGHLGVRLFFVLSGFLITGILLDEHAEGRPARIGASLAAFYARRVLRLFPTYYLMLAVGLAFRVEGVRETIWYHATFLSNLWYARQPDWEPWATVHLWTLAVEEQFYLGWPLLILLLPRRWLRAAMLATIVAALLFRHLMELIWPDMPPQDVLTPAMMDALALGGLVALAVRDRPGDGGRQHLLQWLGGASLIALAVLSAQYVFHPLPYAVNDFLRVIPMAFLVLAARHGLPGPAGAVLGSGPVRYVGRVSYGLYIWHLFAWVLVSHIDPTLLDPGFRVFLITTPVAIAFGAASWHLVERPCNRLKRLFPYRLQAAAAA, encoded by the coding sequence ATGCGAACAATGACAGCAGACCAGGATGCGCGGGCCCATTATCCGCAGCTGGACGGGCTGCGCTGCTTCGCGGTGCTGGGTGTCCTCATCACGCATTACTGGCTGCAATCGTCATGGTTCGGGCACCTGGGCGTCCGCCTGTTCTTCGTGCTGAGCGGCTTCCTGATCACCGGCATCCTGCTGGACGAGCATGCGGAGGGCCGCCCGGCCCGGATCGGCGCATCACTGGCGGCGTTCTATGCCCGACGCGTGCTGCGGCTGTTCCCGACCTATTACCTGATGCTGGCCGTGGGGCTGGCGTTCAGGGTGGAAGGGGTGCGCGAAACCATCTGGTATCACGCCACCTTCCTGTCCAACCTGTGGTACGCGCGCCAACCCGATTGGGAGCCGTGGGCCACCGTGCATCTCTGGACGCTGGCGGTGGAGGAGCAGTTCTATCTAGGTTGGCCGCTGCTGATCCTGCTGCTGCCGCGCCGCTGGCTGCGCGCGGCAATGCTGGCGACGATCGTGGCCGCCCTGCTGTTCCGCCACCTCATGGAGCTGATCTGGCCCGACATGCCGCCGCAGGACGTGCTGACGCCGGCCATGATGGACGCGCTGGCGCTGGGCGGCCTGGTGGCGCTGGCAGTCCGCGACCGACCGGGCGATGGGGGGCGGCAGCATCTGCTGCAATGGCTTGGCGGTGCCAGCCTGATCGCGCTTGCGGTGCTTAGCGCCCAATACGTGTTCCATCCGCTGCCCTATGCGGTGAACGACTTTCTGCGCGTGATCCCCATGGCCTTCCTGGTGCTGGCGGCGCGGCATGGCCTGCCCGGACCGGCAGGCGCGGTGCTCGGCAGCGGGCCGGTGCGATATGTCGGGCGGGTCAGTTACGGCCTGTATATCTGGCACCTGTTCGCTTGGGTGCTGGTCAGCCATATCGATCCGACCCTGCTCGATCCCGGCTTCCGCGTGTTCCTGATCACCACGCCGGTGGCGATCGCGTTTGGCGCCGCATCGTGGCATCTGGTGGAACGGCCATGCAACCGGCTGAAGCGCCTGTTCCCATATCGCCTTCAGGCAGCGGCGGCGGCGTAG
- a CDS encoding class I SAM-dependent methyltransferase: protein MEDLREQPLLLAGAGWDDYALIDSGGGRKLERYGPHRFVRPEGQALWPPRHTDWQADGEFIPGSDEDGGGRWQFARAVPANGWPLSRGDVRFTAQCTPFRHLAFFPDMAPVWDWMDGQLAGLDAAETLNLFGYTGVGTLSLSARGPVTHVDASKKSVAQARANAALSGMEDRPIRWLVDDAAKFAAREVRRGRRYDGIILDPPKFGRGPGGEVWRLEEHLPPLLADCRRLLDADSRFLFLTVYAVRMSSLALGGLLHGLFADLPGMVEHGDLAMREAGEGGRLLPTAIFARWSR, encoded by the coding sequence ATGGAGGATCTTCGTGAACAGCCGCTGTTGCTGGCCGGCGCCGGCTGGGACGATTACGCGCTGATCGACAGCGGCGGCGGGCGCAAGCTGGAACGCTACGGCCCGCATCGCTTCGTCCGTCCCGAAGGACAGGCCCTGTGGCCACCCCGACACACGGACTGGCAGGCCGATGGGGAGTTCATCCCCGGATCGGATGAGGACGGCGGCGGGCGCTGGCAGTTCGCACGGGCCGTGCCGGCCAATGGCTGGCCGCTGTCGCGCGGTGACGTGCGCTTCACCGCGCAATGCACCCCATTCCGCCACCTCGCCTTCTTCCCCGACATGGCCCCGGTATGGGACTGGATGGATGGCCAGCTTGCCGGGCTTGACGCGGCGGAGACGCTTAACCTGTTCGGCTATACCGGTGTCGGCACCCTGTCGCTGTCCGCTCGTGGACCGGTGACGCATGTCGATGCCAGCAAGAAATCGGTCGCGCAGGCGCGCGCCAATGCGGCGCTGTCCGGCATGGAGGACAGGCCCATCCGCTGGCTGGTGGACGATGCCGCCAAATTTGCCGCGCGGGAAGTGCGCCGTGGGCGGCGCTATGACGGCATCATCCTCGATCCCCCCAAATTCGGGCGCGGCCCGGGTGGGGAGGTCTGGCGGCTGGAGGAGCATCTGCCGCCATTGCTGGCCGATTGCCGCCGGCTGCTGGATGCCGATAGCCGCTTCCTGTTCCTGACCGTCTACGCCGTGCGCATGTCCAGCCTGGCGTTAGGCGGCCTGCTGCACGGCCTGTTCGCCGACCTGCCCGGTATGGTGGAACATGGCGACCTCGCCATGCGGGAGGCGGGGGAGGGCGGCCGTCTGCTGCCGACTGCCATCTTTGCGAGGTGGTCGCGCTAG
- the thrC gene encoding threonine synthase, with product MDYISTRGAAPALDFEQVTLTGLAADGGLYLPREWPRFTAAQIAAMRGLPYAELAVRVMQPFVGNSLTEDKLRDLCTRAYGRFDHKAVTPLRQLDEQHWLLELFHGPTLAFKDVALQLLGRLFEEFLSRHEGRLTIVGATSGDTGSAAIDAVAGRDNVEIFMLHPQGRVSDVQRRQMTTVLAPNVHNIAIDGSFDDAQAMVKRMFGDAAVNGPLRLGAVNSINWARLMAQVVYYFYAALQLGAPDRAVAFSVPTGNFGDVFAGHVAERMGLPVARLIVATNVNDILHRALSAGDYSAGLVTATAAPSMDIQVSSNFERLLFDCGGRDGALLAEQMRSFESSRAMRLTNAQIEGAAKGFASCRADEIEMAQAMAWAKDQCGELIDPHTAIGLHAALAADLPAQVPVVTLATAHPAKFRDAVERATGQRPSLPNRLGDLFQREERYTELPGTYEAVSAYILQHAHPHG from the coding sequence ATGGACTACATCTCCACCCGCGGCGCCGCGCCCGCGCTCGACTTCGAACAGGTCACGCTGACCGGCCTTGCCGCTGACGGCGGGCTGTACCTGCCGCGGGAATGGCCACGCTTCACCGCGGCGCAGATCGCCGCGATGCGGGGGCTGCCCTATGCGGAGCTGGCGGTCAGGGTCATGCAGCCCTTCGTCGGCAATAGCCTCACCGAAGACAAGCTGCGCGACCTGTGCACCCGCGCTTATGGCCGGTTTGACCACAAGGCCGTCACCCCGCTGCGCCAGCTGGACGAGCAGCATTGGCTGCTGGAACTGTTCCACGGCCCCACACTGGCGTTCAAGGACGTGGCGCTGCAATTGCTGGGCCGCCTGTTCGAGGAGTTCCTGAGCCGCCACGAAGGTCGCCTGACCATCGTCGGCGCGACCAGCGGCGATACCGGCAGCGCCGCGATCGACGCGGTGGCGGGCCGCGACAATGTCGAGATCTTCATGCTCCACCCGCAGGGCCGCGTCAGCGACGTGCAGCGGCGACAGATGACCACGGTGCTGGCGCCCAACGTCCACAACATCGCCATCGACGGCAGCTTCGACGATGCGCAGGCGATGGTGAAGCGGATGTTCGGCGATGCGGCGGTCAACGGCCCGCTGCGGCTGGGCGCGGTGAACTCCATCAACTGGGCCCGGCTGATGGCGCAGGTGGTGTACTACTTCTACGCCGCGCTGCAGCTTGGCGCGCCGGACCGCGCCGTCGCCTTCAGCGTGCCGACCGGCAATTTCGGCGACGTGTTCGCCGGCCACGTGGCGGAGCGTATGGGCCTGCCGGTCGCCCGGCTGATCGTCGCCACCAACGTCAATGACATCCTGCACCGCGCGCTCAGCGCCGGCGATTACTCGGCGGGCCTCGTCACCGCCACTGCCGCCCCCAGCATGGATATCCAGGTGTCGAGCAATTTCGAACGCCTGCTGTTCGATTGCGGCGGGCGCGACGGCGCGCTGCTGGCGGAACAGATGCGTAGTTTTGAAAGTAGCCGCGCCATGCGCCTCACCAATGCACAGATCGAAGGCGCCGCGAAAGGCTTCGCGAGCTGCCGTGCGGACGAGATCGAGATGGCGCAGGCGATGGCCTGGGCCAAGGACCAATGCGGGGAACTGATCGACCCGCACACCGCGATCGGCCTCCATGCGGCGCTCGCTGCCGACCTGCCGGCACAAGTGCCGGTGGTGACGCTGGCGACCGCGCACCCCGCCAAGTTCCGCGATGCGGTGGAGCGGGCGACCGGCCAGCGGCCCAGCCTGCCCAATCGCCTGGGTGACCTGTTCCAGCGGGAAGAGCGCTATACCGAGCTGCCCGGCACTTACGAGGCGGTCAGCGCCTACATCCTGCAGCACGCGCATCCGCACGGCTGA
- a CDS encoding SURF1 family protein has product MPAGRHLPLLPTVLVLAAVAAMLALGVWQLRRAEWKEALIARYAGAERLPPVAWPRDAAAAEAALYRPGGFTCAQVLAIRETAGRSAKGQSGWAHVARCRLDEGGEAEVALGWSAEPTPPVWTGGTVSGTIAPAGNGARLVADPAEAGLQPLARPDPRALPNNHLAYAGQWFFFAATALVIYALALRRRRAPAALATLAPRG; this is encoded by the coding sequence ATGCCGGCCGGGCGGCACCTGCCGCTGCTGCCGACGGTGCTGGTGCTGGCGGCGGTCGCCGCCATGCTGGCGCTGGGCGTGTGGCAATTGCGCCGTGCGGAGTGGAAGGAGGCACTGATCGCCCGCTACGCCGGTGCGGAACGCCTGCCGCCAGTGGCCTGGCCGCGCGATGCGGCGGCGGCCGAGGCGGCGCTGTACCGGCCCGGCGGCTTCACCTGCGCGCAAGTGCTCGCCATTCGCGAAACCGCCGGCCGCTCCGCCAAGGGGCAGTCCGGCTGGGCGCATGTCGCCCGCTGCCGTCTGGACGAGGGCGGAGAGGCGGAGGTTGCGTTGGGCTGGTCGGCGGAACCCACGCCGCCCGTATGGACCGGGGGCACCGTCAGCGGCACGATCGCTCCGGCAGGGAATGGCGCCCGACTGGTGGCCGATCCGGCTGAGGCCGGGTTGCAACCCCTCGCCCGGCCGGACCCGCGCGCGCTGCCGAACAACCACCTGGCCTATGCCGGGCAATGGTTCTTCTTCGCCGCCACGGCGTTGGTCATCTATGCGCTGGCGCTGCGCCGCCGACGCGCGCCGGCGGCGCTTGCCACCCTTGCCCCTCGCGGCTAG
- a CDS encoding oligosaccharide flippase family protein: MSTPEPARSSSGDMAALAKGGRTNLVGFMLRLAARLPFLFIGGRLYGAAELGRFASAIIIVELAAMLCTVGEKRGLAQRLAEEPAPEDGGRAQEAVIADGLLLATIAGVLVALALWLVPAPMFPSGEYTQWDRLLVLAVPALALTEIVLAAQAYRFDIAATVRARAIVEPWTISIMAGLFWLVTPDSGLALAYLVSIYAALLTAMIPYARTYGRAHGWRPSLTRSRRLLARGSPLAAADAIEWGTRRLDIFVLGLFAAPSAVGVYYVAQQVASLPQKLKTSFEPILGPVLTRKLAERDYAAIARQVCQVGFWITAAQAGVALALGIPGEAIMGIVGPGFVGGNGALGFLLLAEVVAATAVVAESALVYVARLRNLWLSIATIVLQGVLTVGAMIVAQRYNLPPSWQAALAAACLMVALGAASLAKAVLLGRILGHMVNNWRWALVWAALAAVAAGQIAIRLPEWAELVFGIPAILGAYGLVIWRYGFGPEDRVLFTRKLAKEDVGETSDAPGPQPLRGPADPL; this comes from the coding sequence ATGAGCACGCCGGAACCCGCCCGCTCCAGCAGCGGGGACATGGCGGCGCTGGCCAAGGGCGGGCGCACCAATCTGGTCGGCTTCATGCTGCGGCTGGCCGCGCGCCTGCCGTTCCTGTTCATCGGCGGGCGGCTGTACGGCGCGGCCGAACTGGGCCGCTTCGCCTCCGCCATCATCATCGTCGAACTGGCAGCCATGCTGTGCACCGTCGGCGAGAAGCGCGGACTGGCGCAGCGCCTGGCGGAAGAGCCCGCGCCGGAGGATGGCGGCCGCGCGCAGGAGGCGGTGATCGCCGACGGGCTGCTGCTGGCGACGATCGCCGGCGTGCTGGTCGCGCTCGCTTTGTGGCTGGTGCCCGCACCCATGTTCCCGAGTGGCGAATACACGCAATGGGACCGGCTGCTGGTGCTGGCCGTTCCGGCGCTCGCGCTGACGGAGATCGTGCTGGCGGCGCAGGCCTACCGCTTCGACATCGCGGCCACCGTACGCGCGCGCGCCATTGTGGAGCCGTGGACGATCTCCATCATGGCGGGCCTGTTCTGGCTGGTGACGCCCGACTCGGGCCTCGCGCTGGCCTATCTGGTCAGCATCTATGCCGCGCTGCTGACCGCTATGATCCCCTATGCGCGCACCTATGGCCGGGCGCATGGCTGGCGCCCGTCGCTGACGCGCAGCCGCCGATTGCTCGCGCGCGGCAGCCCGCTGGCGGCGGCGGACGCGATCGAATGGGGCACGCGGCGGCTCGACATCTTCGTCCTCGGCCTGTTCGCCGCCCCGTCCGCCGTGGGCGTGTATTACGTGGCGCAGCAGGTCGCCAGCCTGCCACAGAAGCTGAAGACCAGTTTCGAACCGATCCTGGGTCCTGTGCTGACCCGCAAGCTGGCGGAGCGGGACTATGCCGCGATCGCCCGGCAGGTCTGCCAGGTCGGGTTCTGGATCACCGCCGCGCAGGCCGGCGTGGCGCTCGCGCTGGGGATTCCGGGCGAAGCGATCATGGGCATCGTCGGCCCCGGCTTTGTCGGCGGCAACGGCGCGTTGGGTTTCCTGCTGCTGGCCGAGGTGGTCGCGGCGACGGCGGTGGTGGCGGAAAGCGCGCTCGTCTACGTGGCGCGGCTGCGCAATCTGTGGCTGTCGATCGCCACCATCGTGCTGCAGGGGGTGCTGACGGTCGGCGCCATGATCGTGGCGCAACGCTACAACCTGCCGCCCAGCTGGCAGGCGGCGTTGGCGGCGGCGTGCCTGATGGTGGCGCTGGGGGCGGCATCGCTGGCGAAGGCGGTGCTGCTCGGCCGCATCCTGGGGCACATGGTCAACAATTGGCGCTGGGCGCTGGTGTGGGCCGCGCTGGCGGCGGTGGCCGCCGGGCAGATCGCCATCCGTCTGCCCGAATGGGCGGAGTTGGTGTTCGGCATCCCCGCGATCCTGGGCGCCTACGGGTTGGTTATCTGGCGCTACGGCTTCGGACCGGAAGATCGGGTGCTGTTCACCCGCAAGCTGGCCAAGGAAGATGTGGGCGAGACAAGCGATGCCCCCGGCCCCCAACCCCTGCGCGGGCCGGCCGATCCGCTGTAG
- a CDS encoding NAD(P)H-dependent glycerol-3-phosphate dehydrogenase, with product MSTISVIGAGAWGTALAQMLSAEGTPVTLWAREAGLAEAINRGAGNQPYLPGAALAPTIRATSDLAEAGTADIALLVTPAQHLGTVLAAMPAVPRDLVLCAKGIEAGSLRLLHQVARAHAPEAEIAVLSGPTFAHEVAAGLPTAVTLACGGGQAQWDRLAPAIARRTFRPYYTDDVTGAEVGGAVKNVLAIACGVVEGLGLGLNARAALISRGYAELLRFGTALGGRAETLAGLCGLGDLVLTCSSTNSRNFSLGKALGEGQAPAALLTDRRTVAEGAHTAPVLAELAGKRGVAMPISDAVHRLLLGAPARAIADALLARPLVAEGPRIEGPRIEGRAG from the coding sequence GTGAGCACCATTTCGGTCATCGGGGCGGGTGCGTGGGGCACCGCGCTGGCGCAGATGCTGTCGGCGGAAGGCACCCCCGTCACCCTGTGGGCGCGCGAGGCCGGCCTGGCCGAGGCGATCAACCGCGGCGCGGGCAACCAGCCCTATCTGCCCGGCGCGGCACTGGCGCCGACCATCCGGGCGACCAGCGATCTGGCTGAAGCCGGCACGGCCGACATCGCCCTGCTGGTGACGCCGGCGCAGCATCTGGGCACGGTGCTGGCCGCGATGCCGGCCGTGCCGCGCGATCTGGTGCTGTGCGCCAAGGGGATCGAGGCGGGATCGCTGAGGCTGCTGCATCAGGTCGCCCGCGCCCATGCGCCGGAGGCGGAGATCGCCGTCCTGTCCGGCCCGACCTTCGCGCACGAGGTCGCCGCCGGGCTGCCGACCGCCGTCACGCTGGCCTGCGGCGGTGGGCAGGCGCAATGGGACCGGCTGGCCCCGGCGATCGCCCGCCGCACCTTTCGCCCGTACTACACCGACGACGTGACCGGGGCCGAGGTGGGCGGCGCGGTCAAGAACGTGCTCGCCATCGCCTGCGGCGTGGTGGAGGGGCTGGGCCTCGGCCTCAATGCCCGCGCCGCGCTGATCAGCCGCGGCTATGCCGAATTGCTGCGCTTCGGCACGGCGCTGGGTGGCCGGGCGGAAACGCTGGCCGGCCTGTGCGGGTTGGGCGATCTGGTGCTGACCTGTTCGTCCACCAACAGCCGCAACTTCTCCCTCGGCAAGGCACTTGGCGAGGGGCAGGCGCCCGCCGCGCTGCTGACCGACCGGCGCACCGTGGCCGAAGGCGCGCATACCGCGCCGGTGCTGGCCGAACTGGCTGGGAAACGCGGCGTCGCCATGCCGATCTCAGATGCCGTCCACCGGCTGCTGCTGGGCGCCCCGGCGCGCGCCATCGCCGATGCGCTGCTCGCCCGCCCGCTCGTCGCCGAAGGGCCGAGGATCGAAGGGCCAAGGATCGAAGGGCGGGCCGGATGA
- a CDS encoding response regulator, with protein MATLHGDRPKVLVVEDEFIIALDLSETVRDLGFELEGPFADKEHAFVAIDQELPDAAILDVYTADGEVFPLADALTKAGVPIIFHSGHVTPGEVHQRYPRALACTKPCPPDHLIDLLREAVEQHAAH; from the coding sequence ATGGCGACGTTGCATGGCGATCGGCCCAAGGTTCTGGTGGTCGAAGACGAGTTCATTATCGCGCTGGACCTGTCGGAGACGGTCCGGGATCTCGGCTTCGAACTGGAAGGGCCGTTCGCTGACAAGGAGCACGCCTTCGTGGCGATCGATCAGGAACTGCCCGATGCGGCGATCCTCGACGTCTACACCGCCGATGGCGAAGTGTTTCCGCTCGCCGATGCGCTGACCAAGGCGGGCGTGCCGATCATCTTCCATTCCGGTCATGTCACACCGGGCGAGGTCCACCAGCGCTATCCGCGAGCGCTGGCCTGCACTAAGCCGTGCCCGCCCGATCACCTGATCGACCTTCTGCGGGAAGCGGTGGAGCAGCACGCCGCACATTGA
- a CDS encoding cytochrome c oxidase subunit 3: MAGAKNHEYHILPPSIWPFMGSASALTFTSGMVLYMHELPAAGVVLGLGIAGLIATFYFWLGSIVREAQAGDHTPVVQLHLRYGMITFIASEVMFFVGWFWAWFDFSLFPSELTEVVGGVWPPAGIHAVMDPFALPLLNTLILLCSGTTVTWAHHSLIHGDREGLKTGLWLTIILGVLFSFVQFYEYAHAPFEFGGNTYSSAFFMATGFHGFHVLVGTIFLAVCLRRTYLGHFTPRQHFGFEAAAWYWHFVDVVWLFLFITVYVWGGWGAEYH; this comes from the coding sequence ATGGCCGGCGCGAAGAACCACGAATATCATATCCTGCCACCATCAATCTGGCCCTTCATGGGCTCGGCCAGCGCGCTCACCTTCACCAGCGGCATGGTGCTCTACATGCACGAGCTGCCGGCGGCAGGCGTGGTGTTGGGCCTCGGCATCGCGGGCCTGATCGCGACCTTCTACTTTTGGCTGGGATCCATCGTGCGCGAGGCGCAGGCGGGCGATCACACGCCGGTTGTGCAGCTGCACCTGCGGTACGGCATGATCACCTTCATCGCGTCGGAGGTGATGTTCTTCGTCGGCTGGTTCTGGGCGTGGTTCGACTTCTCGCTGTTCCCGTCCGAGCTGACGGAAGTTGTCGGCGGCGTATGGCCGCCCGCCGGCATCCATGCGGTGATGGACCCGTTCGCCCTGCCGCTGCTCAACACGCTGATCCTGCTGTGTTCGGGCACTACGGTCACCTGGGCGCACCATTCGCTGATCCATGGTGATCGCGAAGGGCTGAAGACCGGCCTATGGCTGACGATCATCCTGGGCGTGCTGTTTTCCTTCGTGCAGTTCTACGAATACGCCCATGCGCCGTTCGAATTCGGCGGCAACACCTATTCCAGCGCCTTCTTCATGGCGACTGGGTTCCACGGCTTCCACGTGCTGGTCGGCACCATCTTCCTCGCCGTGTGCCTGCGCCGGACCTATCTCGGCCACTTCACCCCGCGCCAGCATTTCGGGTTCGAGGCGGCGGCCTGGTACTGGCACTTCGTGGACGTGGTATGGCTGTTCCTGTTTATCACCGTCTATGTCTGGGGCGGCTGGGGCGCCGAATACCATTGA